A DNA window from Mya arenaria isolate MELC-2E11 chromosome 17, ASM2691426v1 contains the following coding sequences:
- the LOC128223796 gene encoding uncharacterized protein LOC128223796, with translation MSVRHVVLLCLVLVHVTISQARHPPREKSICPHGTVGNCLGFANQQCPPNGECRRVSGTFGICCRIPDPPVCGCRHGQRGICGGIANLRCPRGTTCQCSPNPPFPDSNGKCCRSRPVYGYNDHDDR, from the exons ATGAGTGTCAGACATGTTGTGTTGCTGTGCTTGGTTCTTGTTCATG tGACAATTTCCCAAGCTCGACATCCACCAAGGGAGAAGTCAATTTGCCCACATGGCACAGTAGGCAACTGTCTTGGCTTCGCCAACCAACAGTGTCCTCCCAACGGCGAGTGTCGCCGGGTATCAGGGACGTTCGGTATTTGCTGTCGAATTCCTGACCCACCAG TGTGCGGTTGCCGACATGGTCAGCGCGGTATCTGTGGGGGTATCGCTAACTTGAGGTGCCCACGTGGTACCACTTGTCAATGCTCCCCGAACCCGCCTTTTCCAGACTCGAACGGAAAGTGCTGCCGATCAC gtcCAGTTTACGGGTATAACGATCACGACGACCGATAG
- the LOC128224675 gene encoding uncharacterized protein LOC128224675, which produces MKLLFVCLMCLAIIVEGQLGGRNICRHGTAGSCLGYTNQQCPRNSVCRRVSGTYGVCCRLPNSNPGGVCCRHGQRGSCGGLFGLRCPRGTTCQCFPNPPYPDAAGTCCISRPGNGY; this is translated from the exons ATGAAATTGTTGTTCGTTTGTCTAATGTGTCTGGCTATAATCGTTGAAG GGCAATTGGGGGGTAGGAACATATGTCGACACGGTACGGCGGGCAGCTGTCTTGGCTACACCAATCAGCAGTGTCCTCGTAACAGCGTGTGTCGCCGTGTATCAGGAACGTACGGGGTTTGCTGCAGACTGCCTAACTCGAATCCAGGAGGAG TGTGCTGCCGACACGGTCAGCGCGGTAGCTGTGGGGGGCTCTTTGGCCTGAGATGTCCACGTGGTACCACTTGCCAATGCTTCCCTAACCCGCCTTATCCAGACGCGGCCGGAACGTGCTGCATATCAC GACCGGGGAACGGTTACTAG